In Puntigrus tetrazona isolate hp1 unplaced genomic scaffold, ASM1883169v1 S000001111, whole genome shotgun sequence, a single genomic region encodes these proteins:
- the aff1 gene encoding AF4/FMR2 family member 1 isoform X4: MSDRQPAPHGGQYKPRTSSVQMEDRNVLRRMERERRSQEVQPEETQYDRITPLFNKPYKRIKDDELSSRIQKMLGNYEDGCDGPEDPALPHERSSQSGPTDGPRAIPGPALGESWVSFPALSPPVEPLSPLMSSDSDTGPSPERRRPDAPSLSLHSTLPNAKKPTAYVRPWEGSPELTSSSPDLKTSLESYEDLQDLKESSKPNLAPLQAAGIVSRASVEDILQEMTSWPPLLTTICSPSTAEPPKVLSTNEETHGLPALGKYEKVHKSSDKVQLVSQGGSSNTSDSDTSSDTDSEKSSGPDEPAASETIQTHLKKESDWQLGRWLERKENQHQQNPRSPCDVIRPNSHDSSERTEAPGAQTCHSVPADDGKASDHRQTVESTCEENTSTHRPTQQRKKRALHTEQKRTTADSKHPPLLVKIGLNLLSRIPQEPKDTQPQAENSKASRRKRAMETDEKPSKKKQKLDKEKNDRLPLSRASN, from the exons ATGAGCGACCGACAACCGGCGCCTCACGGCGGACAGTACAAACCGAGAACGAGCAG CGTGCAGATGGAGGATCGCAACGTGCTGCGgcggatggagagagagagaaggagtcAGGAGGTGCAGCCGGAGGAGACGCAGTATGACCGAATCACTCCTCTCTTCAACAAGCCATATAAG AGAATCAAAGATGACGAGCTGTCGAGTCGCATCCAGAAGATGCTGGGTAATTATGAGGATGGATGTGATGGACCTGAGGACCCCGCTCTTCCTCACGAGCGTTCCTCTCAGTCGGGACCCACAGATGGCCCCAGAGCCATCCCCGGCCCTGCTCTGGGAGAGAGCTGGGTTAGTTTCCCGGCCCTGTCTCCTCCTGTGGAGCCGCTGTCCCCTCTGATGTCCAGCGACTCAGACACCGGCCCGTCTCCGGAGCGCCGCAGGCCGGACGCACCTTCGCTCAGTCTGCACAGTACACTGCCCAACGCCAAGAAACCCACGGCATACGTGAGGCCATGGGAAGGCTCTCCTGAGTTGACCAGCAGCTCTCCTGATCTCAAGACCTCACTGGAGTCTTATGAGGACCTGCAGGACCTGAAGGAGAGCAGCAAACCAAACCTTGCCCCTCTGCAGGCTGCTGGT ATCGTTTCTAGAGCGAGTGTGGAGGACATCCTGCAG gaAATGACCTCATGGCCTCCACTGCTGACCACTATATGCTCACCAAGCACAGCAGAGCCACCCAAGGTCCTCTCCACTAACGAG GAGACGCATGGATTACCGGCTCTTGGTAAatatgaga AAGTTCATAAATCATCAGACAAAGTTCAGCTGGTATCTCA agGTGGTTCCAGCAACACCAGTGACTCTGACACCAGTTCAGACACTGACAGTgaaaaaagcagtggcccaGATGAACCAGCAGCTTCCGAGACAATACagacacat ttgaAGAAAGAGAGTGACTGGCAGCTAGGACGGTGGTTAGAAAGGAAGGAAAACCAGCACCAACAGAACCCTAGGAGCCCATGTGATGTCATCAGGCCCAACTCCCATGATTCCTCTGAAAGGACTGAGGCTCCGGGGGCACAGACTTGCCATAGTGTCCCTGCAGACGACGGCAAAGCGTCTGATCACCGACAGACTGTGGAGAGCACGTGTGAGGaaaacacatccacacacagacccacacaacagagaaagaaaagagcacTTCACACAGAGCAGAAGAGAACGACAGCAGACAGCAAACATCCTCCACTGCTGGTGAAGATCGGGTTGAACCTGCTCTCCAGGATCCCACAGGAACCCAAAGACACTCAGCCTCAAGCAGAAAACAGCAAAGCATCGAGACGCAAGAGAGCG ATGGAGACGGATGAAAAGCCTTCAAAGAAGAAACAGAAGCTGGACAAAGAGAAAAACGATCGTCTTCCTCTAAGCAGAGCCTCAAATTAG
- the aff1 gene encoding AF4/FMR2 family member 1 isoform X2: protein MSDRQPAPHGGQYKPRTSSVQMEDRNVLRRMERERRSQEVQPEETQYDRITPLFNKPYKRIKDDELSSRIQKMLGNYEDGCDGPEDPALPHERSSQSGPTDGPRAIPGPALGESWVSFPALSPPVEPLSPLMSSDSDTGPSPERRRPDAPSLSLHSTLPNAKKPTAYVRPWEGSPELTSSSPDLKTSLESYEDLQDLKESSKPNLAPLQAAGIVSRASVEDILQEMTSWPPLLTTICSPSTAEPPKVLSTNEETHGLPALEVHKSSDKVQLVSQGGSSNTSDSDTSSDTDSEKSSGPDEPAASETIQTHVHTHTETPKQLKKESDWQLGRWLERKENQHQQNPRSPCDVIRPNSHDSSERTEAPGAQTCHSVPADDGKASDHRQTVESTCEENTSTHRPTQQRKKRALHTEQKRTTADSKHPPLLVKIGLNLLSRIPQEPKDTQPQAENSKASRRKRAMETDEKPSKKKQKLDKEKNDRLPLSRASN from the exons ATGAGCGACCGACAACCGGCGCCTCACGGCGGACAGTACAAACCGAGAACGAGCAG CGTGCAGATGGAGGATCGCAACGTGCTGCGgcggatggagagagagagaaggagtcAGGAGGTGCAGCCGGAGGAGACGCAGTATGACCGAATCACTCCTCTCTTCAACAAGCCATATAAG AGAATCAAAGATGACGAGCTGTCGAGTCGCATCCAGAAGATGCTGGGTAATTATGAGGATGGATGTGATGGACCTGAGGACCCCGCTCTTCCTCACGAGCGTTCCTCTCAGTCGGGACCCACAGATGGCCCCAGAGCCATCCCCGGCCCTGCTCTGGGAGAGAGCTGGGTTAGTTTCCCGGCCCTGTCTCCTCCTGTGGAGCCGCTGTCCCCTCTGATGTCCAGCGACTCAGACACCGGCCCGTCTCCGGAGCGCCGCAGGCCGGACGCACCTTCGCTCAGTCTGCACAGTACACTGCCCAACGCCAAGAAACCCACGGCATACGTGAGGCCATGGGAAGGCTCTCCTGAGTTGACCAGCAGCTCTCCTGATCTCAAGACCTCACTGGAGTCTTATGAGGACCTGCAGGACCTGAAGGAGAGCAGCAAACCAAACCTTGCCCCTCTGCAGGCTGCTGGT ATCGTTTCTAGAGCGAGTGTGGAGGACATCCTGCAG gaAATGACCTCATGGCCTCCACTGCTGACCACTATATGCTCACCAAGCACAGCAGAGCCACCCAAGGTCCTCTCCACTAACGAG GAGACGCATGGATTACCGGCTCTTG AAGTTCATAAATCATCAGACAAAGTTCAGCTGGTATCTCA agGTGGTTCCAGCAACACCAGTGACTCTGACACCAGTTCAGACACTGACAGTgaaaaaagcagtggcccaGATGAACCAGCAGCTTCCGAGACAATACagacacatgtacacacacacacagaaacacctAAACAG ttgaAGAAAGAGAGTGACTGGCAGCTAGGACGGTGGTTAGAAAGGAAGGAAAACCAGCACCAACAGAACCCTAGGAGCCCATGTGATGTCATCAGGCCCAACTCCCATGATTCCTCTGAAAGGACTGAGGCTCCGGGGGCACAGACTTGCCATAGTGTCCCTGCAGACGACGGCAAAGCGTCTGATCACCGACAGACTGTGGAGAGCACGTGTGAGGaaaacacatccacacacagacccacacaacagagaaagaaaagagcacTTCACACAGAGCAGAAGAGAACGACAGCAGACAGCAAACATCCTCCACTGCTGGTGAAGATCGGGTTGAACCTGCTCTCCAGGATCCCACAGGAACCCAAAGACACTCAGCCTCAAGCAGAAAACAGCAAAGCATCGAGACGCAAGAGAGCG ATGGAGACGGATGAAAAGCCTTCAAAGAAGAAACAGAAGCTGGACAAAGAGAAAAACGATCGTCTTCCTCTAAGCAGAGCCTCAAATTAG
- the aff1 gene encoding AF4/FMR2 family member 1 isoform X3 has protein sequence MSDRQPAPHGGQYKPRTSSVQMEDRNVLRRMERERRSQEVQPEETQYDRITPLFNKPYKRIKDDELSSRIQKMLGNYEDGCDGPEDPALPHERSSQSGPTDGPRAIPGPALGESWVSFPALSPPVEPLSPLMSSDSDTGPSPERRRPDAPSLSLHSTLPNAKKPTAYVRPWEGSPELTSSSPDLKTSLESYEDLQDLKESSKPNLAPLQAAGIVSRASVEDILQEMTSWPPLLTTICSPSTAEPPKVLSTNEETHGLPALVHKSSDKVQLVSQGGSSNTSDSDTSSDTDSEKSSGPDEPAASETIQTHVHTHTETPKQLKKESDWQLGRWLERKENQHQQNPRSPCDVIRPNSHDSSERTEAPGAQTCHSVPADDGKASDHRQTVESTCEENTSTHRPTQQRKKRALHTEQKRTTADSKHPPLLVKIGLNLLSRIPQEPKDTQPQAENSKASRRKRAMETDEKPSKKKQKLDKEKNDRLPLSRASN, from the exons ATGAGCGACCGACAACCGGCGCCTCACGGCGGACAGTACAAACCGAGAACGAGCAG CGTGCAGATGGAGGATCGCAACGTGCTGCGgcggatggagagagagagaaggagtcAGGAGGTGCAGCCGGAGGAGACGCAGTATGACCGAATCACTCCTCTCTTCAACAAGCCATATAAG AGAATCAAAGATGACGAGCTGTCGAGTCGCATCCAGAAGATGCTGGGTAATTATGAGGATGGATGTGATGGACCTGAGGACCCCGCTCTTCCTCACGAGCGTTCCTCTCAGTCGGGACCCACAGATGGCCCCAGAGCCATCCCCGGCCCTGCTCTGGGAGAGAGCTGGGTTAGTTTCCCGGCCCTGTCTCCTCCTGTGGAGCCGCTGTCCCCTCTGATGTCCAGCGACTCAGACACCGGCCCGTCTCCGGAGCGCCGCAGGCCGGACGCACCTTCGCTCAGTCTGCACAGTACACTGCCCAACGCCAAGAAACCCACGGCATACGTGAGGCCATGGGAAGGCTCTCCTGAGTTGACCAGCAGCTCTCCTGATCTCAAGACCTCACTGGAGTCTTATGAGGACCTGCAGGACCTGAAGGAGAGCAGCAAACCAAACCTTGCCCCTCTGCAGGCTGCTGGT ATCGTTTCTAGAGCGAGTGTGGAGGACATCCTGCAG gaAATGACCTCATGGCCTCCACTGCTGACCACTATATGCTCACCAAGCACAGCAGAGCCACCCAAGGTCCTCTCCACTAACGAG GAGACGCATGGATTACCGGCTCTTG TTCATAAATCATCAGACAAAGTTCAGCTGGTATCTCA agGTGGTTCCAGCAACACCAGTGACTCTGACACCAGTTCAGACACTGACAGTgaaaaaagcagtggcccaGATGAACCAGCAGCTTCCGAGACAATACagacacatgtacacacacacacagaaacacctAAACAG ttgaAGAAAGAGAGTGACTGGCAGCTAGGACGGTGGTTAGAAAGGAAGGAAAACCAGCACCAACAGAACCCTAGGAGCCCATGTGATGTCATCAGGCCCAACTCCCATGATTCCTCTGAAAGGACTGAGGCTCCGGGGGCACAGACTTGCCATAGTGTCCCTGCAGACGACGGCAAAGCGTCTGATCACCGACAGACTGTGGAGAGCACGTGTGAGGaaaacacatccacacacagacccacacaacagagaaagaaaagagcacTTCACACAGAGCAGAAGAGAACGACAGCAGACAGCAAACATCCTCCACTGCTGGTGAAGATCGGGTTGAACCTGCTCTCCAGGATCCCACAGGAACCCAAAGACACTCAGCCTCAAGCAGAAAACAGCAAAGCATCGAGACGCAAGAGAGCG ATGGAGACGGATGAAAAGCCTTCAAAGAAGAAACAGAAGCTGGACAAAGAGAAAAACGATCGTCTTCCTCTAAGCAGAGCCTCAAATTAG
- the aff1 gene encoding AF4/FMR2 family member 1 isoform X1 — protein sequence MSDRQPAPHGGQYKPRTSSVQMEDRNVLRRMERERRSQEVQPEETQYDRITPLFNKPYKRIKDDELSSRIQKMLGNYEDGCDGPEDPALPHERSSQSGPTDGPRAIPGPALGESWVSFPALSPPVEPLSPLMSSDSDTGPSPERRRPDAPSLSLHSTLPNAKKPTAYVRPWEGSPELTSSSPDLKTSLESYEDLQDLKESSKPNLAPLQAAGIVSRASVEDILQEMTSWPPLLTTICSPSTAEPPKVLSTNEETHGLPALGKYEKVHKSSDKVQLVSQGGSSNTSDSDTSSDTDSEKSSGPDEPAASETIQTHVHTHTETPKQLKKESDWQLGRWLERKENQHQQNPRSPCDVIRPNSHDSSERTEAPGAQTCHSVPADDGKASDHRQTVESTCEENTSTHRPTQQRKKRALHTEQKRTTADSKHPPLLVKIGLNLLSRIPQEPKDTQPQAENSKASRRKRAMETDEKPSKKKQKLDKEKNDRLPLSRASN from the exons ATGAGCGACCGACAACCGGCGCCTCACGGCGGACAGTACAAACCGAGAACGAGCAG CGTGCAGATGGAGGATCGCAACGTGCTGCGgcggatggagagagagagaaggagtcAGGAGGTGCAGCCGGAGGAGACGCAGTATGACCGAATCACTCCTCTCTTCAACAAGCCATATAAG AGAATCAAAGATGACGAGCTGTCGAGTCGCATCCAGAAGATGCTGGGTAATTATGAGGATGGATGTGATGGACCTGAGGACCCCGCTCTTCCTCACGAGCGTTCCTCTCAGTCGGGACCCACAGATGGCCCCAGAGCCATCCCCGGCCCTGCTCTGGGAGAGAGCTGGGTTAGTTTCCCGGCCCTGTCTCCTCCTGTGGAGCCGCTGTCCCCTCTGATGTCCAGCGACTCAGACACCGGCCCGTCTCCGGAGCGCCGCAGGCCGGACGCACCTTCGCTCAGTCTGCACAGTACACTGCCCAACGCCAAGAAACCCACGGCATACGTGAGGCCATGGGAAGGCTCTCCTGAGTTGACCAGCAGCTCTCCTGATCTCAAGACCTCACTGGAGTCTTATGAGGACCTGCAGGACCTGAAGGAGAGCAGCAAACCAAACCTTGCCCCTCTGCAGGCTGCTGGT ATCGTTTCTAGAGCGAGTGTGGAGGACATCCTGCAG gaAATGACCTCATGGCCTCCACTGCTGACCACTATATGCTCACCAAGCACAGCAGAGCCACCCAAGGTCCTCTCCACTAACGAG GAGACGCATGGATTACCGGCTCTTGGTAAatatgaga AAGTTCATAAATCATCAGACAAAGTTCAGCTGGTATCTCA agGTGGTTCCAGCAACACCAGTGACTCTGACACCAGTTCAGACACTGACAGTgaaaaaagcagtggcccaGATGAACCAGCAGCTTCCGAGACAATACagacacatgtacacacacacacagaaacacctAAACAG ttgaAGAAAGAGAGTGACTGGCAGCTAGGACGGTGGTTAGAAAGGAAGGAAAACCAGCACCAACAGAACCCTAGGAGCCCATGTGATGTCATCAGGCCCAACTCCCATGATTCCTCTGAAAGGACTGAGGCTCCGGGGGCACAGACTTGCCATAGTGTCCCTGCAGACGACGGCAAAGCGTCTGATCACCGACAGACTGTGGAGAGCACGTGTGAGGaaaacacatccacacacagacccacacaacagagaaagaaaagagcacTTCACACAGAGCAGAAGAGAACGACAGCAGACAGCAAACATCCTCCACTGCTGGTGAAGATCGGGTTGAACCTGCTCTCCAGGATCCCACAGGAACCCAAAGACACTCAGCCTCAAGCAGAAAACAGCAAAGCATCGAGACGCAAGAGAGCG ATGGAGACGGATGAAAAGCCTTCAAAGAAGAAACAGAAGCTGGACAAAGAGAAAAACGATCGTCTTCCTCTAAGCAGAGCCTCAAATTAG
- the aff1 gene encoding AF4/FMR2 family member 1 isoform X5 encodes MEDRNVLRRMERERRSQEVQPEETQYDRITPLFNKPYKRIKDDELSSRIQKMLGNYEDGCDGPEDPALPHERSSQSGPTDGPRAIPGPALGESWVSFPALSPPVEPLSPLMSSDSDTGPSPERRRPDAPSLSLHSTLPNAKKPTAYVRPWEGSPELTSSSPDLKTSLESYEDLQDLKESSKPNLAPLQAAGIVSRASVEDILQEMTSWPPLLTTICSPSTAEPPKVLSTNEETHGLPALGKYEKVHKSSDKVQLVSQGGSSNTSDSDTSSDTDSEKSSGPDEPAASETIQTHVHTHTETPKQLKKESDWQLGRWLERKENQHQQNPRSPCDVIRPNSHDSSERTEAPGAQTCHSVPADDGKASDHRQTVESTCEENTSTHRPTQQRKKRALHTEQKRTTADSKHPPLLVKIGLNLLSRIPQEPKDTQPQAENSKASRRKRAMETDEKPSKKKQKLDKEKNDRLPLSRASN; translated from the exons ATGGAGGATCGCAACGTGCTGCGgcggatggagagagagagaaggagtcAGGAGGTGCAGCCGGAGGAGACGCAGTATGACCGAATCACTCCTCTCTTCAACAAGCCATATAAG AGAATCAAAGATGACGAGCTGTCGAGTCGCATCCAGAAGATGCTGGGTAATTATGAGGATGGATGTGATGGACCTGAGGACCCCGCTCTTCCTCACGAGCGTTCCTCTCAGTCGGGACCCACAGATGGCCCCAGAGCCATCCCCGGCCCTGCTCTGGGAGAGAGCTGGGTTAGTTTCCCGGCCCTGTCTCCTCCTGTGGAGCCGCTGTCCCCTCTGATGTCCAGCGACTCAGACACCGGCCCGTCTCCGGAGCGCCGCAGGCCGGACGCACCTTCGCTCAGTCTGCACAGTACACTGCCCAACGCCAAGAAACCCACGGCATACGTGAGGCCATGGGAAGGCTCTCCTGAGTTGACCAGCAGCTCTCCTGATCTCAAGACCTCACTGGAGTCTTATGAGGACCTGCAGGACCTGAAGGAGAGCAGCAAACCAAACCTTGCCCCTCTGCAGGCTGCTGGT ATCGTTTCTAGAGCGAGTGTGGAGGACATCCTGCAG gaAATGACCTCATGGCCTCCACTGCTGACCACTATATGCTCACCAAGCACAGCAGAGCCACCCAAGGTCCTCTCCACTAACGAG GAGACGCATGGATTACCGGCTCTTGGTAAatatgaga AAGTTCATAAATCATCAGACAAAGTTCAGCTGGTATCTCA agGTGGTTCCAGCAACACCAGTGACTCTGACACCAGTTCAGACACTGACAGTgaaaaaagcagtggcccaGATGAACCAGCAGCTTCCGAGACAATACagacacatgtacacacacacacagaaacacctAAACAG ttgaAGAAAGAGAGTGACTGGCAGCTAGGACGGTGGTTAGAAAGGAAGGAAAACCAGCACCAACAGAACCCTAGGAGCCCATGTGATGTCATCAGGCCCAACTCCCATGATTCCTCTGAAAGGACTGAGGCTCCGGGGGCACAGACTTGCCATAGTGTCCCTGCAGACGACGGCAAAGCGTCTGATCACCGACAGACTGTGGAGAGCACGTGTGAGGaaaacacatccacacacagacccacacaacagagaaagaaaagagcacTTCACACAGAGCAGAAGAGAACGACAGCAGACAGCAAACATCCTCCACTGCTGGTGAAGATCGGGTTGAACCTGCTCTCCAGGATCCCACAGGAACCCAAAGACACTCAGCCTCAAGCAGAAAACAGCAAAGCATCGAGACGCAAGAGAGCG ATGGAGACGGATGAAAAGCCTTCAAAGAAGAAACAGAAGCTGGACAAAGAGAAAAACGATCGTCTTCCTCTAAGCAGAGCCTCAAATTAG
- the aff1 gene encoding AF4/FMR2 family member 4 isoform X6, translating into MMKKKKSVKHSSGLHQDRDSTAAPNGQRKKAETRGKKTVKSQKELLEKAPAPERRALLPDRRKLSVEDHLKEAKKLKHKADATPDKMAKALRYLEAALSFAESAEGMQTEPQTPKSAYTMFSETVDLIRFILKLKNYTDPAAGTHERDFCVLCMRCQALLQMAMFRSRREPALRHSQTLADHFRSSSWSASPSGSRSGSLLVPQPVQQMAAAYVSVTALLLTAHDVWEQADQIALRGGGLLRELDSAVGPLSLMSSVSALVRYARHGLHWIRLDSQKPR; encoded by the exons AtgatgaaaaagaagaagagtgTGAAACACAGCTCAGGTCTTCATCAGGACAGAGACTCCACCGCGGCTCCTAACGGCCAGCGGAAGAAAGCAGAGACTCGTGGGAAG AAAACCGTAAAGAGCCAGAAGGAGCTCCTAGAGAAAGCTCCTGCTCCCGAACGCAGAGCGCTGCTGCCCGATCGCAG GAAACTCTCGGTGGAAGATCATTTGAAGGAAGCCAAAAAGCTGAAGCACAAAGCAGATGCTACG cCTGATAAGATGGCTAAAGCACTTCGCTACCTGGAGGCGGCGCTGTCGTTTGCGGAGAGCGCTGAGGGCATGCAGACGGAGCCGCAGACGCCCAAATCTGCTTACACCATGTTCTCCGAGACGGTGGACCTGATCAG GTTCATTCTGAAGCTGAAGAACTACACGGATCCGGCGGCCGGCACTCACGAGAGGGACTTCTGTGTTCTGTG CATGCGGTGTCAGGCTCTGCTGCAGATGGCCATGTTCCGCTCCAGACGAGAGCCGGCACTCAGACACTCGCAGACGCTGGCCGATCATTTCAGG agCTCGTCGTGGTCCGCGTCTCCCTCCGGCTCTAG GAGCGGCTCGCTGCTCGTTCCTCAGCCGGTCCAGCAGATGGCAGCAGCGTACGTCAGCGTCACCGCTCTCCTCCTGACCGCTCATGACGTCTGGGAGCAGGCTGACCAGATCGCTCTCCGAGGCGGCG GTTTGCTGCGAGAGCTGGATTCTGCCGTCGGTCCTCTGAGTCTGATGTCCTCTGTCAGTGCTTTGGTGCGATACGCTCGACACGGACTGCACTGGATCAGACTTGACTCACAGAAGCCTCGCTGA